A single region of the Arthrobacter sp. zg-Y20 genome encodes:
- a CDS encoding phosphotransferase, translating to MKRTPMELAAMASAAVPGLTPTGVAGSPDDAADFDAALLVDDAGRRWRVRSPKHLEASMRLETELLVLRTFVPAVRAELPFVLPYVAGTVRQGELCTFVYSHLPGATRSIDTLMTSGRAVAAEIGRAMAAVHALPRELVTRADLPSYTANEFRQRRLNELDQAATTGLIPSVLLRRWEHALEDVSLWRFKPTVVHGDLHEDNILLTGERVSAVTGWTDLRVGDPADDFAWLIAANDPRFTETVHGAYLEASTDPEDPHLIRRAALSAEFALAQWLVRGVAAENSTMVDEAVEMLATLEEDVLEQEAADQRAGQYRAAADAVPRTVNVPVDADAPADAPADARAAAKPDSAKVTVAPIEPAGEQADGTEDGPDEGTEAGIEAAYTDGDRLAADEVAGDSVAADDDETRASGSAQGPGLAEVIVLPARGAAVPAGDTDADADTGSENSEAAAAEAEAKPEAAEPDAQTEDGAETAPDAEAAVDTAPTGADGAGTGSDTATTALPLIPVRKQ from the coding sequence GTGAAACGGACCCCCATGGAATTGGCTGCAATGGCCAGCGCTGCCGTCCCAGGGCTGACCCCAACCGGCGTTGCCGGTTCCCCCGACGACGCCGCGGATTTTGACGCCGCGCTGCTCGTGGACGACGCCGGACGCAGGTGGCGGGTCCGCTCACCCAAGCACCTTGAAGCGAGCATGCGGCTGGAGACCGAGCTGCTGGTCCTGCGCACCTTCGTCCCTGCGGTCCGGGCCGAGCTGCCGTTTGTGCTGCCCTACGTGGCCGGAACCGTCCGCCAGGGTGAACTATGCACCTTCGTCTACTCCCACCTGCCCGGGGCTACCCGGAGCATCGATACCCTGATGACCTCCGGGCGTGCCGTGGCGGCGGAGATCGGCCGCGCCATGGCCGCCGTCCACGCTTTGCCACGGGAACTGGTCACCCGCGCCGACCTGCCCAGCTACACCGCGAACGAATTCCGGCAGCGCCGCCTGAACGAACTCGACCAGGCTGCCACCACCGGACTGATCCCCTCAGTCCTGCTGCGGCGCTGGGAACATGCCCTGGAAGACGTCTCGCTGTGGCGGTTCAAGCCCACGGTGGTCCACGGGGACCTGCATGAAGACAACATCCTGCTGACCGGCGAGCGGGTCAGCGCCGTCACGGGCTGGACCGACCTCCGCGTGGGCGACCCGGCTGACGACTTTGCCTGGCTGATTGCCGCCAACGATCCGCGGTTCACCGAAACGGTCCACGGCGCGTACCTGGAGGCAAGCACCGATCCGGAGGATCCGCACCTGATCCGCCGCGCCGCGCTCTCTGCCGAATTCGCGCTGGCCCAATGGCTGGTCCGCGGTGTCGCGGCGGAAAACTCCACCATGGTGGATGAGGCCGTGGAAATGCTCGCCACCCTCGAGGAGGATGTGCTGGAGCAGGAAGCGGCGGACCAGCGGGCGGGCCAGTACCGTGCGGCAGCGGACGCCGTCCCCCGGACCGTCAACGTGCCCGTCGATGCTGATGCTCCGGCTGATGCTCCCGCCGATGCTCGCGCGGCTGCCAAGCCTGACTCCGCCAAGGTTACTGTGGCTCCCATCGAGCCCGCCGGGGAGCAGGCCGATGGCACCGAAGACGGACCCGACGAGGGCACCGAGGCCGGAATTGAGGCTGCCTATACCGACGGTGACCGCCTTGCTGCCGACGAGGTTGCCGGGGACAGCGTTGCTGCGGACGACGACGAGACCCGAGCCTCCGGCAGTGCGCAGGGTCCGGGCCTGGCAGAAGTCATTGTGCTGCCGGCACGCGGCGCCGCAGTCCCGGCCGGGGACACGGATGCCGACGCCGACACGGGAAGCGAAAACTCCGAGGCCGCAGCAGCGGAAGCGGAAGCGAAACCCGAGGCAGCAGAACCCGATGCACAGACGGAGGACGGTGCAGAGACGGCACCCGATGCAGAAGCCGCCGTCGATACTGCTCCGACCGGCGCCGACGGTGCAGGAACCGGGAGCGACACCGCTACCACCGCACTGCCTCTGATTCCGGTTCGGAAGCAGTAG
- the nudC gene encoding NAD(+) diphosphatase, whose product MSIPAPAAFVSPLGLLPLARTAVDRGSERRIAPDLFETIRADAATRVMYFAKGRALVRDSALVLLDPPADGFGDAPVYLGRTLEDAQVPLGSDIVLVTLPEPDPAFAVDGAAWASLRESATELGALDAGLFVEAAAVANWHAVHTHCPRCGAPTVPEQGGWVRRCPEDGSSHFPRTDPAIIVAVTDEQDRILLGSAAAWPGNRYSTLAGFVEPGESLEAAVIREVEEESGVVVHSPQYLGSQPWPFPCSLMLGFTARTANPAARADGVEMSDVRWFSRSELAAAVSSGEITIAGPISIARNLIERWYGGTITEPEAGARP is encoded by the coding sequence ATGAGTATTCCGGCACCGGCAGCATTTGTTTCCCCCCTTGGACTGTTACCGCTGGCCCGGACGGCGGTGGACCGCGGATCCGAGCGCCGGATCGCTCCCGACCTTTTCGAGACCATCCGGGCGGATGCCGCCACCCGCGTTATGTACTTTGCGAAGGGCCGTGCCCTGGTCCGGGACTCCGCCCTGGTGCTGCTGGACCCGCCGGCAGACGGCTTCGGCGACGCACCCGTCTACCTGGGCCGCACCTTGGAAGACGCGCAGGTGCCGCTGGGATCGGACATCGTGCTGGTCACGCTGCCGGAACCCGATCCGGCGTTCGCCGTCGACGGCGCAGCCTGGGCCAGCCTGCGCGAATCCGCCACCGAACTCGGGGCCCTGGACGCGGGACTGTTCGTTGAAGCTGCCGCAGTTGCCAACTGGCATGCAGTGCACACCCACTGCCCGCGCTGCGGTGCGCCCACCGTGCCCGAGCAGGGCGGCTGGGTCCGGCGCTGCCCCGAAGACGGAAGCTCGCACTTTCCGCGCACCGATCCGGCCATCATCGTGGCGGTCACCGATGAGCAGGACCGTATCCTGCTGGGCTCCGCCGCGGCGTGGCCCGGTAACCGGTACTCCACCCTGGCCGGATTCGTGGAGCCGGGGGAGTCGCTGGAAGCAGCCGTGATCCGGGAAGTGGAGGAGGAGTCCGGGGTGGTTGTCCACTCCCCGCAGTACCTGGGTTCCCAGCCGTGGCCTTTCCCCTGTTCACTGATGCTGGGCTTCACGGCCCGCACCGCCAACCCGGCTGCCCGGGCGGACGGTGTGGAAATGTCCGATGTCCGCTGGTTCAGCCGGTCCGAACTCGCAGCCGCAGTGTCCAGCGGAGAAATCACCATTGCAGGCCCCATTTCCATTGCCCGGAACCTGATCGAGCGCTGGTACGGCGGGACCATAACCGAACCGGAGGCCGGCGCCCGCCCATGA